Proteins from a single region of Elusimicrobiota bacterium:
- a CDS encoding ChaN family lipoprotein, protein MKTALAVGLLALSLPVSALEAGRGSSPLGQCRGVLSGPCGAGRGPLLKAMLRHARPTPGMKAAPALPPDAVVVEAPSGAAVGAEALGAALADARLVIVGEKHDEPLHHLVQAEVLKLMHARRPGVQLGLEMLDYTKQPDLDAYLSGAMSEADFAAFWKKNWGFDFALYRPVLDYARRGGIRVRALNAPPEIVKQVAKGGLSSLTPEQRAAIPADIFPIVDPRYLAYVKESLGGHGSKSLLLKRFRALGMPTGRMERMLEAMQVWNNTMGERALASLSDGPMLVIVGAGHAVYRAGILESVRARTGAGPEADGMRVAPATGLSAASATRAEDGMRVAPATGLSAASATRAEDGMRVVLPYPQDGESLSVEEALARLRSPDSKELELADRFWLLSK, encoded by the coding sequence ATGAAGACCGCTCTCGCCGTCGGGCTCCTCGCCCTCTCCCTGCCGGTCTCCGCCCTCGAAGCAGGCCGCGGCAGTTCTCCTCTCGGCCAGTGCCGCGGGGTGCTGTCGGGCCCCTGCGGCGCAGGAAGAGGCCCCCTCCTGAAAGCCATGCTGCGCCACGCGCGGCCGACGCCGGGGATGAAAGCCGCGCCCGCCCTCCCGCCCGACGCCGTCGTCGTGGAAGCCCCCTCCGGCGCGGCGGTCGGCGCCGAAGCGCTCGGCGCGGCCCTCGCGGACGCGCGGCTCGTCATCGTCGGGGAGAAGCACGACGAGCCCCTCCACCATCTCGTGCAGGCCGAGGTCCTGAAGCTCATGCACGCCCGACGCCCGGGCGTCCAGCTCGGCCTCGAGATGCTCGACTACACGAAGCAGCCCGACCTCGACGCGTACCTCTCCGGCGCGATGAGCGAGGCCGACTTCGCCGCGTTCTGGAAGAAGAACTGGGGCTTCGACTTCGCGCTGTACCGTCCCGTGCTCGACTACGCCCGCCGCGGCGGCATCCGCGTGCGCGCGCTCAACGCGCCGCCGGAGATCGTCAAGCAGGTCGCCAAGGGCGGCCTCTCCTCGCTGACGCCCGAGCAGCGCGCCGCGATCCCCGCCGACATCTTCCCCATCGTCGACCCCCGCTACCTCGCCTACGTAAAGGAATCGCTCGGCGGGCACGGCTCCAAGTCGCTCCTGCTCAAGCGCTTTCGCGCGCTGGGGATGCCCACCGGACGCATGGAGCGCATGCTCGAGGCGATGCAGGTCTGGAACAACACGATGGGCGAGCGGGCGCTCGCCTCCCTTTCCGACGGGCCCATGCTCGTCATCGTCGGCGCCGGCCATGCGGTCTATCGCGCGGGCATCCTCGAGAGCGTCCGGGCCCGCACGGGCGCCGGCCCCGAAGCCGACGGCATGCGCGTCGCACCCGCGACGGGCCTGAGCGCCGCCAGTGCGACGCGAGCGGAGGACGGCATGCGCGTCGCACCCGCGACGGGCCTGAGCGCCGCCAGTGCGACGCGAGCGGAGGACGGCATGCGCGTCGTCCTTCCTTACCCCCAGGACGGAGAATCCTTGAGCGTCGAAGAGGCGCTCGCGCGCCTGCGCTCGCCCGACTCGAAGGAGCTCGAGCTCGCCGACCGCTTCTGGCTCCTCAGTAAGTAA
- the murB gene encoding UDP-N-acetylmuramate dehydrogenase yields MPADWKDELSRLLPGVRFDEPLSSHTTFRIGGPADALVEPRDRGELVGLHRFARERGLGVFALGWGSNLLVRDGGIRGIVLRLSGEFERIDFPGAGAVEAGAAARLPTLVMRCAERALSGLEPLVGVPGTFGGALVMNAGTREAEIGSFVREVEVLDLERLEPVRLPAAQLRFSYRSSSLAGRLVLGGRLELPPGDKDVIIGRVRENQSRRKRTQPIHTFNVGSTFKNPPGRFAAQLIEESGLKGRSVGGARVSPLHANFIENERGATAADVLALVEVVRGAVRERFGVELELEMKVVGEAAPGPAQA; encoded by the coding sequence GTGCCCGCCGACTGGAAGGACGAACTCTCGCGCCTCCTGCCCGGTGTCCGCTTCGACGAACCCCTCAGTTCCCACACCACCTTCCGCATCGGCGGCCCCGCCGACGCGCTCGTCGAGCCCCGCGACCGCGGGGAACTCGTCGGGCTCCATCGCTTCGCGCGCGAGCGGGGCCTCGGCGTCTTCGCCCTCGGCTGGGGCTCGAACCTGCTCGTACGCGACGGCGGCATCCGGGGGATCGTGCTGCGCCTGAGCGGCGAGTTCGAGCGCATCGACTTCCCGGGAGCGGGTGCGGTGGAGGCGGGCGCCGCCGCGCGTCTGCCGACGCTCGTGATGCGCTGCGCCGAGCGCGCGCTCTCGGGGCTGGAGCCGCTCGTCGGGGTGCCCGGGACGTTCGGAGGCGCACTCGTCATGAACGCGGGCACGCGCGAGGCCGAGATCGGCTCGTTCGTGCGCGAGGTCGAGGTCCTGGACCTGGAGCGCCTGGAGCCGGTCCGCCTGCCGGCCGCGCAGCTGCGCTTCTCCTACCGTTCGAGCAGTCTTGCCGGGCGCCTCGTCCTCGGCGGGCGCCTCGAATTGCCGCCCGGGGACAAAGATGTTATAATCGGGCGCGTACGGGAGAATCAGTCCCGACGGAAGCGGACTCAGCCCATACACACTTTCAACGTGGGATCGACCTTCAAGAACCCCCCCGGGCGTTTCGCAGCGCAGCTGATCGAAGAGTCAGGGCTCAAGGGCCGGAGCGTGGGCGGCGCGCGCGTCTCCCCGCTGCACGCGAATTTCATCGAGAACGAACGCGGCGCCACCGCCGCCGACGTCCTCGCTTTAGTCGAGGTCGTCCGCGGGGCCGTGCGCGAGCGCTTCGGGGTGGAGCTGGAACTCGAGATGAAGGTGGTCGGTGAAGCGGCACCGGGTCCGGCTCAGGCCTAG